The Brevibacillus brevis genome contains a region encoding:
- a CDS encoding MerR family transcriptional regulator, with protein MPYYKPIEIARELHISTSALRHYESWGVVPAPDRAANGYRLYTEIHLAYFRCLRAMFPGFGVAVTCEVLRSIQKADMNTAFWLVNKEQANLQQEKVAADQTLELLENLDLPLPPNKKWRSRMTIGEVAAYTGVTTSAIRHWEKEGLLVLPRDPENGYRQFNPVDIRKILLIRTLRNTVYFLANMKEIVQAVENQSIVQAKKVTADAIRSIHDRNRHQMYGVRRLVELCEVLKLV; from the coding sequence ATGCCTTATTACAAGCCGATTGAGATCGCTCGCGAGCTACATATTAGCACGAGTGCTTTGCGCCATTATGAATCATGGGGAGTCGTTCCTGCTCCTGATCGTGCAGCCAATGGTTATCGACTTTATACAGAAATCCATCTTGCCTATTTTCGTTGCCTGCGCGCCATGTTTCCCGGCTTTGGGGTCGCTGTCACCTGTGAAGTCCTTCGATCGATTCAAAAAGCGGATATGAATACTGCCTTTTGGTTGGTGAATAAAGAACAGGCCAACCTCCAACAGGAGAAGGTAGCAGCAGACCAAACACTCGAACTATTGGAAAATCTCGATCTCCCTTTGCCTCCAAACAAAAAATGGAGAAGCCGCATGACGATTGGTGAGGTCGCTGCTTACACAGGCGTCACAACGTCTGCCATTCGCCACTGGGAAAAAGAAGGCTTGCTGGTACTGCCACGAGATCCTGAGAATGGCTACCGCCAGTTCAATCCAGTGGATATACGAAAAATTTTGCTTATCCGCACCTTACGCAATACGGTGTATTTTTTAGCGAACATGAAAGAAATTGTACAAGCAGTAGAAAATCAAAGTATTGTGCAGGCCAAAAAAGTGACGGCAGATGCCATCAGAAGCATTCACGATCGGAATCGTCATCAAATGTACGGAGTTAGGCGGTTGGTTGAATTGTGTGAGGTACTGAAGCTCGTTTGA
- the gnd gene encoding phosphogluconate dehydrogenase (NAD(+)-dependent, decarboxylating) has protein sequence MKLAILGLGKMGYNLTLNLLSHQHEVVAYDVDSTRAEELSHEGAIPAFSVEDAVAKLPTPRVVWLMVPAGEIVDQLVDQLSALLAAGDIVIDGGNSHYKQSLDRYARLKEKGIHFMDAGTSGGMEGARHGACMMIGGDREAFTHIEPMIRDINVENGYLYAGEAGSGHFLKMIHNGIEYGMMQAIGEGFEVLAKSQYNYDFAEVARVWANGSVIRGWLMDLTERAFRKDAKLDEIRGVMHSSGEGKWTLETALDLQAATPVIAMSLLMRYRSLDEDTFHGKVVAALRNEFGGHAVEKK, from the coding sequence ATGAAACTTGCGATCCTCGGATTAGGAAAAATGGGGTACAATCTGACGCTTAATTTGCTCTCGCATCAGCATGAAGTCGTAGCCTATGATGTAGATTCTACGCGTGCAGAAGAGTTGAGTCATGAAGGCGCGATTCCAGCATTTTCAGTGGAGGACGCTGTGGCGAAGCTGCCGACCCCTCGCGTAGTATGGCTGATGGTACCGGCAGGAGAGATTGTGGATCAATTGGTTGATCAACTCTCTGCCTTGCTTGCTGCAGGAGATATCGTCATTGACGGTGGCAACTCTCATTACAAGCAATCGTTAGATCGCTATGCTCGCTTAAAGGAGAAGGGCATTCACTTCATGGATGCAGGAACGAGCGGAGGCATGGAGGGAGCGCGCCACGGAGCATGTATGATGATTGGTGGCGATCGGGAAGCATTCACTCATATCGAGCCGATGATTCGCGACATTAACGTTGAAAACGGGTATTTGTACGCTGGGGAAGCGGGCAGCGGCCACTTCTTGAAAATGATTCATAACGGGATCGAGTACGGCATGATGCAGGCGATCGGGGAAGGCTTTGAGGTACTTGCGAAAAGCCAGTATAACTACGATTTTGCTGAAGTCGCACGCGTGTGGGCAAATGGTTCCGTCATTCGAGGCTGGCTGATGGACTTGACAGAGCGAGCTTTTCGAAAAGACGCCAAGCTCGATGAAATCCGTGGGGTCATGCATTCTTCCGGAGAAGGAAAATGGACGCTGGAAACAGCGCTGGATCTACAGGCAGCCACACCCGTGATTGCGATGTCCTTGCTGATGCGTTACCGTTCGTTGGACGAGGATACGTTCCACGGAAAAGTGGTGGCAGCCTTGCGCAATGAGTTTGGCGGACATGCCGTAGAAAAGAAATAA
- a CDS encoding MurR/RpiR family transcriptional regulator: protein MNASTPHAPRVLTQLRAIYTQLSGKEQQIADYILEHASEIIHFSITELADQCQCADATVFRLCRRLGFRGYQAFKIALASEVTNPKQTIHQEINLDDDDVSAIAEKIFTANIETIRDTQQIINKDELMKIVSCLENASRIEFYGSGGSAVIAQDAYHKFMRTGIPCLYHSDAHYQVMSASLLAEGAVVVGISHSGSNKDILAALQVAKEAGAKTIGITSYGKSPIVRLADMCLYTTSRETVFRTEALSSRLAQLSLIDLLYVAVSLRRQDDTIANIQHIREAISLKRL from the coding sequence ATGAACGCTTCCACCCCGCATGCTCCTCGGGTGCTCACACAATTACGCGCCATCTACACGCAACTAAGCGGGAAAGAACAACAGATCGCCGACTATATTTTGGAGCATGCCAGTGAAATTATTCACTTCTCTATCACGGAGCTAGCCGACCAATGCCAGTGTGCGGATGCTACTGTTTTTCGTCTGTGTCGCAGGCTTGGATTTCGCGGCTACCAAGCATTCAAGATCGCGTTGGCGAGTGAAGTCACGAATCCTAAGCAAACGATTCACCAAGAAATCAATCTCGACGACGATGACGTCAGTGCGATTGCTGAAAAAATTTTCACAGCGAATATCGAGACGATTCGGGATACGCAGCAGATTATCAATAAAGATGAGTTAATGAAAATCGTCTCCTGTTTGGAAAACGCAAGCCGGATCGAGTTTTATGGCTCGGGAGGCTCAGCCGTCATCGCACAGGATGCGTACCACAAATTTATGCGGACAGGCATCCCTTGTCTCTATCATTCTGATGCTCACTATCAAGTAATGTCCGCCTCTCTGCTTGCCGAAGGTGCTGTCGTCGTAGGCATCTCCCACTCTGGCTCCAATAAAGATATTTTGGCAGCCCTGCAGGTTGCCAAGGAAGCCGGAGCAAAAACAATCGGCATCACGAGCTATGGGAAATCTCCAATCGTGCGTCTCGCAGACATGTGCTTGTACACGACTTCACGCGAAACGGTATTTCGCACAGAAGCTCTGTCGTCCAGGCTTGCTCAGCTCAGCTTAATTGATCTGCTCTATGTAGCCGTATCCTTACGTCGGCAGGATGATACGATTGCCAATATCCAGCACATTCGCGAAGCCATCTCACTCAAACGCCTGTAA
- the gntK gene encoding gluconokinase has protein sequence MTQTYFIGLDIGTTSTKAIVFTPSGAIRGTGNIDYQLLVPQPSWAEQEPETIFAAVIQALKQALEHAGIAKSEIGGIGFSTAMHSLIAVDPSGNPLTNSIIWADNRSVAQADRLKADGVGHQIYLATGTPIHPMSPLPKIMWLRENLPDTFRRAAKFISIKEYVIYRLFGEYIVDYSIASATGLFNLRKLDWDEEALRVAGISKQHLSEPVPTTHILRGMKIRYAEEIGIDPDTPFVVGASDGVLANLGIGAIDHGQVAITIGTSGAVRTVVPEPITDPKGRTFCYVLTENHWVIGGPSNNGGIMLRWFRDEFSWPEVEKAKQLGVDPYEVMIQAAEHVRAGADGLLFLPFLSGERAPYWNAQARGSFFGIGLHHKREHFIRAVLEGILFSVYSIGIALRDLAGGAKEIRASGGFARSREWRQIMSDMFGYEVLIPESHESSSFGAALLAMHALGAMDHLQDVKKMIHISHRHEPDLERSSVYLELFYIYERVYYNLLEEYKLIAEFQKRLNN, from the coding sequence ATGACGCAAACCTACTTTATTGGACTTGATATCGGAACAACCAGTACCAAAGCCATTGTTTTTACTCCTTCCGGCGCCATCCGCGGTACGGGTAATATCGATTATCAGCTACTCGTTCCCCAGCCGTCTTGGGCTGAACAAGAGCCGGAGACGATTTTTGCTGCTGTCATCCAGGCTTTGAAACAAGCACTGGAACATGCAGGCATTGCCAAAAGCGAAATCGGTGGTATTGGCTTCTCTACTGCCATGCACAGTCTGATCGCTGTCGATCCGAGTGGCAATCCCCTGACGAACAGCATCATTTGGGCTGACAATCGAAGCGTGGCACAAGCAGATCGACTGAAAGCAGACGGTGTCGGTCATCAGATTTACTTAGCGACGGGCACTCCCATCCATCCCATGTCTCCACTGCCCAAAATCATGTGGCTCCGGGAGAACTTGCCAGATACGTTTCGCCGGGCAGCCAAGTTTATTTCGATCAAGGAGTATGTCATTTATCGGCTTTTTGGTGAGTATATCGTCGATTACTCTATCGCTTCTGCTACAGGGCTGTTCAATCTGAGAAAGCTTGACTGGGATGAGGAGGCGCTGCGAGTCGCAGGCATTTCCAAACAACATCTCAGTGAACCTGTACCGACTACTCATATCCTGCGAGGAATGAAGATTCGTTATGCGGAAGAGATCGGGATCGATCCAGATACGCCCTTTGTTGTCGGTGCCAGCGATGGCGTTTTGGCAAACCTCGGCATCGGAGCCATTGATCACGGACAAGTTGCCATCACCATTGGCACGAGTGGCGCTGTTCGAACAGTCGTGCCAGAGCCGATCACCGATCCAAAAGGACGAACTTTCTGCTACGTGCTGACGGAAAACCATTGGGTCATTGGCGGACCATCGAACAACGGTGGGATCATGCTTCGCTGGTTCCGTGACGAATTCAGCTGGCCCGAAGTGGAAAAAGCCAAACAGCTCGGCGTTGATCCCTATGAAGTCATGATCCAAGCTGCTGAGCATGTTCGAGCTGGTGCAGACGGGTTGCTCTTTCTCCCCTTCTTGTCCGGCGAACGAGCTCCGTACTGGAACGCGCAAGCAAGAGGCTCCTTCTTCGGTATCGGCCTCCATCACAAACGCGAGCATTTTATCCGAGCTGTTCTCGAAGGAATCTTGTTTAGCGTATACAGCATCGGTATCGCCCTGCGCGATCTGGCAGGTGGAGCCAAGGAAATTCGTGCATCGGGTGGTTTTGCCCGCTCGCGGGAATGGCGCCAGATAATGTCCGACATGTTCGGCTATGAGGTTCTGATTCCTGAGAGTCATGAAAGCTCGAGCTTTGGTGCCGCTCTCTTGGCGATGCATGCATTGGGGGCAATGGATCATTTGCAAGATGTGAAAAAGATGATTCATATTTCCCATCGCCATGAGCCTGATTTGGAACGATCCAGTGTCTATTTGGAGCTTTTCTATATATACGAGCGTGTTTATTACAACCTGCTGGAAGAGTACAAGCTGATAGCCGAATTCCAAAAGAGGTTGAACAACTAG
- a CDS encoding GntP family permease → MPLVITLLSIIFLLVLITRFKLNPFIALLLAAGFVGIASGMPLVKVVDSIKDGMGGTLGFIAIVLALGTMLGKMMAESGGAERIARTLINRFGEKNVHWAMMFVAFIVGIPVFFQVGFVLLIPLVFTIARQTGVSLVKIGIPLVAGLSIVHGIVPPHPAAMAAVDLFQADVGKTILLSIIVALPSAIIAGPIYGSWISKRVKTSISPELASQLAEPKSERDLPGFGITVFTVLLPVLLMLSATVADVTLPKEHTIRQWADFIGSPITSLLIAVIVSFWTLGFNRGFTKDDILKFTNDCLAPTATILLVIGAGGAFNKVLLNSGVGDYIAELATASAISPIFLGWLIAALIRVATGSATVSMMTAAGIVGPIAMQIPGTSPELLVLATGSGSLILSHVNDSGFWLIKEYFNMSVQDTLKTWTMMETILSVVAIILIMGLSYIV, encoded by the coding sequence ATGCCACTCGTCATTACACTGCTGTCCATCATCTTCCTGCTCGTTCTCATTACTCGCTTCAAATTGAACCCATTTATCGCACTGTTATTGGCCGCTGGATTTGTGGGAATCGCATCCGGCATGCCGCTTGTCAAAGTTGTGGATTCAATCAAGGATGGGATGGGTGGCACTCTCGGCTTTATCGCGATCGTGCTTGCCTTGGGAACTATGCTTGGCAAAATGATGGCAGAATCTGGCGGTGCCGAACGCATTGCCCGTACTCTCATCAACCGCTTCGGTGAGAAAAACGTACACTGGGCCATGATGTTTGTAGCGTTTATCGTAGGAATTCCGGTATTTTTCCAGGTTGGTTTTGTTCTCTTGATTCCACTCGTGTTTACGATTGCCAGACAAACAGGTGTCTCCCTTGTCAAAATTGGAATTCCGCTCGTAGCCGGTCTTTCCATCGTTCACGGGATCGTTCCGCCACACCCTGCTGCTATGGCTGCTGTCGATCTGTTCCAAGCGGACGTGGGTAAAACAATTTTGCTTTCGATCATTGTCGCGCTGCCTTCCGCGATCATTGCCGGACCGATCTACGGCAGTTGGATTAGCAAACGTGTCAAGACCAGCATCTCTCCAGAGCTGGCTTCCCAGTTGGCGGAGCCTAAATCCGAGCGTGATTTGCCTGGCTTTGGAATCACTGTCTTCACCGTCCTGCTCCCTGTGCTGTTGATGTTGTCTGCAACGGTTGCGGATGTGACTCTGCCAAAAGAACATACGATTCGCCAATGGGCTGATTTTATCGGAAGCCCAATTACGTCCCTATTGATTGCCGTGATTGTTTCCTTCTGGACGCTCGGGTTCAACCGTGGTTTTACCAAAGACGATATTCTCAAATTCACAAATGATTGCTTGGCCCCAACCGCGACAATCTTGCTCGTCATCGGCGCAGGTGGCGCATTTAACAAAGTACTGCTGAACAGTGGTGTGGGTGACTATATTGCCGAGCTTGCTACTGCATCTGCGATCTCCCCTATTTTCCTGGGCTGGCTGATCGCGGCCTTGATCCGTGTGGCGACTGGCTCTGCGACCGTCTCTATGATGACGGCAGCCGGTATCGTAGGTCCGATCGCGATGCAAATCCCTGGAACCAGCCCAGAGCTTTTGGTACTGGCAACAGGTTCAGGCTCGCTGATTCTGTCTCACGTAAATGATTCCGGATTCTGGTTGATCAAGGAATACTTCAATATGTCTGTGCAAGATACACTGAAAACATGGACAATGATGGAAACCATTCTTTCTGTTGTGGCAATCATCTTGATCATGGGACTGTCCTATATCGTGTAA
- a CDS encoding VOC family protein, translating to MIQSIVHIALVIKDYDEAIEFYTKKLNFTLVEDTYQPEQDKRWVVVSPPGSVGTTILLAKASKPEQERFIGNQAGGRVFLFLNTDDFWRDYHEMVARGIHFVREPKEQPYGMVAVFQDLYGNLWDLLELNEDHPIAKRMK from the coding sequence ATGATTCAATCCATCGTTCATATCGCTTTAGTCATCAAAGATTATGATGAAGCTATTGAGTTTTACACCAAGAAGCTCAACTTTACCTTAGTGGAAGATACGTATCAGCCAGAACAGGATAAGCGATGGGTTGTCGTATCTCCACCTGGTTCGGTCGGAACTACGATCTTGCTTGCAAAAGCATCCAAACCTGAGCAAGAGCGATTTATCGGGAATCAGGCTGGCGGGAGAGTTTTTCTCTTTTTAAACACAGACGACTTTTGGCGAGATTATCATGAGATGGTCGCAAGAGGAATCCACTTTGTGAGAGAGCCAAAAGAACAGCCGTATGGAATGGTGGCGGTCTTTCAGGATTTATATGGCAACCTGTGGGATTTGCTAGAGCTGAATGAAGATCATCCGATTGCCAAGCGAATGAAGTAG
- a CDS encoding glycine zipper domain-containing protein, whose translation MTILATDNERNDNNAVDNVEANLTGNGAAEAVGTVGGAAVGAAVGSILGPLGTIAGAVAGGALGNEMGENVAADGNDTWDVANNVVNNVVNNDADRDRTE comes from the coding sequence GTGACAATCTTGGCTACTGACAACGAACGCAATGACAACAATGCTGTTGACAACGTAGAAGCAAACCTGACAGGCAATGGAGCTGCTGAAGCTGTAGGAACAGTTGGCGGTGCGGCAGTAGGTGCTGCTGTAGGTTCTATTTTAGGCCCGCTCGGCACCATTGCAGGCGCTGTTGCCGGGGGTGCACTTGGCAACGAAATGGGAGAGAATGTGGCGGCTGATGGCAATGACACGTGGGATGTTGCGAATAATGTTGTGAATAATGTTGTGAATAATGATGCCGATAGAGACCGAACAGAATAA
- a CDS encoding YfbM family protein: MCGNYMIANDEMIDSWIAGTIDLYEVELKEEDMLDIDKTWQAIPFTLCGELMDGEPPFCYVVPLLTDQAAEFGEFGAFYLHSEQVKTAYEAIANMTESDLKEKYHFPTLLENDVYPLHEEDEAEGFFAYMYLHFQFIQAFFKRAVAQGKGLIFYIS; encoded by the coding sequence ATGTGCGGCAATTACATGATAGCAAATGACGAGATGATCGATTCATGGATTGCAGGGACGATCGATTTATATGAGGTAGAGCTAAAAGAAGAGGATATGCTGGATATAGATAAAACCTGGCAAGCCATTCCCTTTACATTGTGCGGAGAACTGATGGATGGAGAGCCGCCTTTTTGCTACGTGGTACCATTACTAACGGACCAAGCAGCTGAATTCGGGGAGTTTGGCGCATTCTATTTACATAGTGAACAGGTAAAAACAGCGTATGAGGCTATTGCCAATATGACGGAGTCAGATCTAAAAGAAAAATATCATTTTCCTACCTTGTTGGAAAATGATGTATACCCACTTCATGAGGAAGATGAAGCGGAAGGATTTTTCGCGTACATGTATCTTCATTTTCAGTTCATTCAAGCATTTTTCAAGAGAGCAGTAGCGCAAGGGAAAGGACTCATTTTCTACATCAGTTAA